A section of the Gloeobacter violaceus PCC 7421 genome encodes:
- a CDS encoding Uma2 family endonuclease — MSDNTRQFRWIVYIKEGLEWLFADDPNVFVAGDLLWYPVEGDNKIRQAPDAMVAFGRPKGDRGSYRQWEEDNIPPQVVFEVLSPGNTISEMTRKFQFYHRHGVEEYYLYDPDEGTLDGFVREEGALVGIERMEGWVSPRLGTRFGITPQGDLQLWRPDGTPFESYVEIAARAAQEKQRAAQESLRAQSAEQRAEQESLRAQSAEQRAEQESLRAQSAEQRAERLAERLRQLGIDPDNGELSSQTPRKPC, encoded by the coding sequence ATGTCCGACAACACCCGGCAGTTTCGCTGGATCGTCTACATCAAAGAAGGCTTGGAGTGGCTGTTCGCGGACGATCCGAACGTCTTTGTCGCAGGCGATCTGCTGTGGTACCCGGTCGAGGGAGACAATAAGATCCGCCAGGCTCCCGACGCGATGGTCGCCTTCGGCCGCCCTAAAGGGGACCGGGGCAGCTACCGCCAGTGGGAAGAGGACAACATTCCACCCCAGGTGGTCTTCGAGGTCCTTTCGCCCGGCAATACCATTTCGGAGATGACCCGCAAATTCCAGTTCTACCATCGCCACGGCGTCGAAGAGTATTACCTTTATGACCCGGACGAAGGGACATTGGATGGGTTTGTGCGCGAAGAAGGAGCGTTGGTGGGTATCGAGCGGATGGAAGGCTGGGTGAGCCCACGGCTGGGCACGCGCTTCGGAATCACGCCGCAAGGAGATCTGCAGTTGTGGCGGCCGGACGGCACGCCCTTCGAGAGCTACGTGGAAATTGCCGCCCGGGCAGCGCAAGAAAAGCAGCGCGCGGCGCAGGAGAGTTTGCGGGCACAATCGGCCGAGCAACGTGCCGAGCAGGAGAGTTTGCGGGCACAATCGGCCGAGCAACGTGCCGAGCAAGAGAGTTTGCGGGCACAATCGGCCGAGCAACGCGCCGAGCGTCTGGCCGAGCGGTTGCGCCAACTGGGGATCGACCCGGACAATGGCGAACTTTCCAGCCAGACTCCAAGAAAGCCGTGCTGA
- a CDS encoding Coq4 family protein, with product MSKEISQPELQRRLHHQLLIILKAHCAILAGDEGLQPVGELSSALVETQAFDLAVEHLKGDPACASLIEQRHMAPPHDLEQLLQCPQDSLGYAYASSIKAQGFDPDLYSYLEIDSDASYVEARLGQTHDIWHIVTGFDTSPAGELGLQALHLAQFPYPLATMLIATGLMSGTLLAPEALPALLEALCRGWRMGSNAKSLFAQKWEAAWEKPLSQWRSDLGIQPIG from the coding sequence ATGTCCAAAGAGATATCCCAGCCCGAGCTTCAACGCCGGCTCCATCACCAGCTTTTGATCATCTTGAAGGCGCACTGCGCAATTCTGGCAGGAGACGAAGGGCTGCAACCGGTGGGTGAACTGTCGTCGGCTCTGGTGGAAACCCAGGCGTTCGATCTGGCGGTAGAGCATTTGAAGGGCGATCCGGCCTGCGCCTCGCTCATCGAGCAAAGGCACATGGCTCCCCCCCACGACCTGGAACAGCTGTTGCAATGTCCTCAAGATTCCCTGGGCTACGCCTATGCCTCTAGCATCAAAGCCCAAGGCTTCGATCCGGATTTGTATTCTTACCTTGAGATCGATTCGGACGCCAGTTATGTCGAGGCCCGTCTCGGTCAGACCCATGACATCTGGCACATCGTCACCGGTTTTGATACCTCGCCCGCCGGTGAACTGGGTTTGCAGGCGCTGCATCTGGCCCAGTTTCCTTATCCGCTCGCGACGATGTTGATCGCCACCGGGTTGATGTCCGGCACGCTTCTTGCTCCCGAAGCGCTGCCGGCTCTTCTGGAGGCGCTCTGCCGGGGCTGGAGGATGGGTAGCAATGCGAAATCGCTGTTCGCCCAAAAATGGGAAGCAGCCTGGGAAAAGCCCCTGTCCCAGTGGCGGTCGGACTTGGGTATTCAACCGATCGGGTAG
- a CDS encoding TetR/AcrR family transcriptional regulator: protein MLNFKTRVFKRLGFDRPDRHTQKSERSLTIISPKRPVRQLHNGALAFFDSPTCALRGLWDNEQASTYRTGHQPAGRSLNTPPPAALRVMPKVDPKFKELRREQILQAAVTCFARKGFHAATTDDICAEARLSPGSIYRYFHNKEAIMLAIAQSHQQVVVGWMQEAAQRTDVIEALAMFAARFVGELDAPNARIALEIVVEAGRNPTLAAQVSRYDEEVNDGIVDLLLSGKQRGQIAADIDFVATAFLLRAAIEGLGIAMTLERRVEPEAALAEFRGWLVRLFGPP, encoded by the coding sequence TTGTTGAATTTCAAAACCCGGGTATTCAAGCGGTTGGGCTTCGACAGACCCGACAGGCACACTCAAAAAAGCGAGCGCTCGCTCACTATTATTTCGCCCAAGCGGCCGGTTCGTCAACTGCACAACGGAGCGCTCGCTTTTTTTGACAGCCCTACGTGTGCCCTGCGCGGGCTCTGGGATAATGAACAGGCTTCGACGTACCGGACTGGGCACCAGCCGGCCGGCCGATCGCTGAACACACCTCCCCCTGCTGCCCTCCGGGTCATGCCGAAAGTCGATCCAAAGTTCAAGGAGCTTCGCCGCGAGCAAATCCTGCAGGCGGCCGTCACCTGTTTCGCCCGCAAGGGTTTCCACGCCGCGACCACCGACGACATCTGTGCTGAGGCCCGGTTGAGCCCTGGGAGCATCTACCGGTACTTCCACAACAAAGAAGCGATCATGCTTGCGATCGCCCAGTCCCACCAGCAGGTGGTCGTCGGTTGGATGCAGGAGGCGGCGCAGCGCACCGATGTCATCGAAGCGTTGGCGATGTTCGCGGCCCGGTTTGTGGGCGAACTCGACGCCCCCAACGCCCGCATCGCCCTGGAGATTGTGGTGGAGGCCGGACGCAACCCGACGCTGGCCGCCCAGGTCAGCCGCTACGACGAGGAGGTGAACGACGGCATCGTCGATTTGTTGCTCAGCGGCAAGCAACGGGGCCAGATCGCCGCGGATATTGACTTTGTGGCGACGGCTTTTCTGTTGCGTGCCGCCATCGAAGGTCTGGGAATCGCGATGACCCTCGAGCGGCGCGTCGAACCCGAAGCAGCCCTTGCCGAGTTCCGGGGGTGGCTGGTGCGTCTTTTCGGCCCGCCCTAG
- a CDS encoding ABC transporter permease translates to MPQPAALSERLYRWLLLAYPTEFRTEYGEELVQVFLDNLHEESVAYGRRGVLRLWWETMTDLSSTAFAEHLAIFWQDLRYGARMLLKSAGFSLVAIFVLALGIGATSAMFSVVNGVLLRPLSFPEPEQVVMLWQTNQRENDEKVRTSVANFVDWRERNRVFSHLSLLRSYPQNYVSDRVPERLSAALVSPALLELAGIQPLIGRPFTQDEEIEGKNQVVILSESYWRRRFDASPAVLGKQMKLDGKNHTVVGVVPNNFEFTNTVARPVDIWIPSSINPPKREENRGAFAHTVVGRLKPGISVAQAQSEMDAIAAQLARQHPEENTGFGIRVVPYYEQLVGEIRPALLVLLGAVGCVLLICCANVANLLLVRAAVRQREIAIRTALGASRSRLFRQLLTENILLTVLGGALGLGFAWGAVQLLVALNPGSLPRLAEIRLDGTVLAFTAAIVLVTGTVFSVAPALQISQIDLADNLKDGGRGSTAGAARNRVRSGLVISEVALALVLLSCAGLLARSYLLLQGVDPGFNPKNLISAPVMLPEANYAKPQTQAAFFERLVERVRTLPGVTSASAVSTLPMSGSSMVIGFTVREQPPKPPGQGNAAGYNSVDPAYFRTMGIPLIRGRAFTDADNAKAPKVALISQATARRFFKNEDPIGKHLRLDISRGEGDCEIIGIVGDVHHDDLASESRADIYAPYQQAPLPFMTVVARTAGEPAALGDSLRRVVAEIDPAQPVGTIQSAEQYLADSTAQPRFNTVLLGAFAAAALVLAAVGLYGVMAYSVTQRTHEIGVRLALGARPRDILQMVVGQGMGLALLGVGLGLAVTFALARLLSSLLFGVEAIDPLTFLAVAALLASVALLASYVPARRATRVDPMVALRYE, encoded by the coding sequence ATGCCCCAGCCTGCTGCCTTGTCTGAGCGCCTTTACCGGTGGCTGCTGCTGGCCTACCCGACGGAGTTTCGTACCGAGTACGGCGAGGAGCTGGTGCAGGTTTTCCTTGACAACCTGCACGAAGAAAGTGTGGCGTACGGCCGTCGAGGTGTTCTTCGACTCTGGTGGGAAACGATGACGGATCTCTCGAGCACGGCCTTTGCCGAACACCTGGCCATCTTCTGGCAGGATCTGCGCTACGGCGCCCGCATGCTTCTCAAAAGCGCCGGTTTTTCACTGGTGGCCATCTTCGTGCTCGCCCTCGGCATCGGCGCCACCAGCGCCATGTTCAGCGTCGTCAACGGCGTGCTCCTCAGGCCCCTGTCTTTTCCTGAGCCTGAGCAGGTGGTGATGCTCTGGCAGACGAATCAGCGCGAGAACGATGAAAAAGTACGCACCTCGGTGGCCAACTTTGTCGACTGGCGCGAGCGCAACCGGGTCTTCTCGCATCTATCGCTGCTGCGCAGCTACCCGCAAAATTACGTGAGCGACCGGGTGCCGGAGCGGCTGAGTGCTGCCCTGGTCTCGCCGGCTCTGCTGGAACTGGCGGGAATCCAGCCGCTCATCGGTCGGCCCTTCACCCAGGATGAGGAGATTGAAGGCAAAAACCAGGTGGTCATTCTGAGCGAGAGCTACTGGCGGCGCCGCTTCGATGCGAGCCCGGCGGTATTGGGCAAGCAGATGAAACTCGACGGCAAAAACCACACGGTCGTAGGAGTTGTACCTAACAATTTCGAATTTACCAACACGGTCGCCCGGCCGGTGGACATCTGGATTCCCTCGTCGATCAACCCGCCGAAGCGCGAGGAAAACCGCGGTGCCTTTGCCCATACCGTTGTCGGCCGCCTGAAGCCGGGCATATCAGTAGCACAAGCGCAATCGGAGATGGACGCCATCGCCGCGCAACTGGCCCGGCAGCACCCGGAGGAGAACACCGGCTTCGGCATCCGGGTGGTGCCTTACTACGAGCAACTGGTAGGGGAGATCCGCCCGGCGCTGTTGGTGCTGCTCGGGGCGGTGGGCTGTGTGCTGCTCATCTGCTGCGCGAACGTTGCCAACTTGCTGCTGGTGCGCGCGGCGGTCCGTCAGCGTGAGATTGCCATCCGCACGGCCCTGGGGGCGAGCCGCTCCCGATTGTTCCGCCAGCTGCTTACCGAGAATATTTTGCTTACGGTGCTGGGAGGCGCTCTGGGTCTCGGTTTCGCCTGGGGAGCGGTGCAGTTGCTGGTGGCTCTCAATCCCGGCTCGCTGCCGCGCCTCGCCGAAATCCGCCTGGACGGGACGGTGCTCGCCTTTACTGCAGCCATCGTGCTGGTCACCGGCACCGTCTTCAGCGTCGCTCCCGCCCTCCAGATTTCCCAGATTGATCTTGCCGATAACCTCAAAGACGGCGGCCGGGGCTCCACCGCCGGAGCGGCCCGCAACCGGGTGCGCAGCGGCCTGGTCATTTCCGAGGTGGCACTGGCGCTGGTGCTGCTCAGTTGCGCGGGGCTATTGGCCAGGAGCTATCTGCTGTTGCAGGGAGTTGATCCGGGCTTTAACCCCAAAAACCTGATCTCCGCCCCCGTCATGCTCCCGGAGGCCAACTACGCCAAACCCCAGACGCAGGCAGCTTTTTTCGAACGGCTCGTTGAGCGGGTGCGCACCCTGCCGGGGGTCACTTCCGCAAGTGCGGTCAGCACCCTGCCGATGAGCGGCTCCAGCATGGTGATCGGCTTCACCGTGCGCGAGCAGCCCCCCAAGCCTCCCGGCCAGGGCAATGCGGCGGGTTACAACAGCGTCGATCCGGCCTATTTTCGAACGATGGGCATCCCGCTCATCCGGGGCCGGGCCTTTACCGACGCCGACAACGCAAAAGCCCCAAAAGTCGCCCTGATCAGCCAGGCCACCGCCCGACGCTTCTTCAAGAACGAAGATCCGATCGGCAAACACCTACGTCTTGATATTTCCAGAGGCGAAGGTGACTGCGAAATCATCGGCATCGTGGGCGATGTGCACCACGACGATCTTGCAAGCGAATCGCGCGCCGACATCTACGCGCCCTACCAGCAGGCCCCTTTGCCCTTCATGACCGTGGTAGCGCGCACGGCAGGCGAGCCGGCCGCCCTGGGCGATTCGCTGCGCCGGGTGGTAGCTGAAATCGACCCGGCCCAACCGGTCGGGACCATCCAGAGCGCCGAACAATATCTGGCGGATTCCACCGCCCAACCGCGCTTCAACACGGTGCTTCTGGGCGCCTTCGCTGCGGCTGCCCTGGTGCTCGCCGCCGTGGGCCTCTACGGGGTGATGGCCTACTCGGTCACCCAGCGCACCCACGAAATCGGCGTGCGGCTCGCCCTGGGCGCCCGGCCCCGCGACATCCTGCAGATGGTCGTGGGCCAGGGCATGGGACTGGCCCTTTTGGGAGTCGGTCTCGGCCTCGCGGTCACCTTCGCCCTTGCCCGGCTCCTGTCGAGTCTGCTCTTCGGCGTCGAGGCCATCGACCCACTCACCTTCCTGGCGGTAGCCGCCTTGCTCGCGTCGGTGGCGCTGCTGGCCAGTTACGTGCCCGCCCGCCGCGCCACCCGCGTCGATCCGATGGTCGCTTTGCGCTATGAGTGA